One stretch of Excalfactoria chinensis isolate bCotChi1 chromosome 2, bCotChi1.hap2, whole genome shotgun sequence DNA includes these proteins:
- the TRAM1 gene encoding translocating chain-associated membrane protein 1 isoform X1 produces MLVAIIIHAIIQEYVLDKINRKMHFSKTKHSKFNESGQLSAFYLFSCVWGTSILVSENYISDPTSLWRDYPHTLIPFQMKFFYILQLAYWFHAFPELYFQKTKKEDIFRQIVYIGLYLFHIAGAYLLNLTHLGLVLLVLHYFVEFLFHISRLFYFSDERYQKGFSLWAVLFVLGRLLTLILSVLTFGFGLARAENQQLNFSTGNFNILAVRISVLASICLAQAFMMWKFINFQLRRWREHSSSQPQSVKKKFVTAKGKTSRKERENGINGTVTSNGADSPRSRKDKSS; encoded by the exons ATGCTCGTAGCAATAATCATACACGCTATTATTCAGGAGTATGTATTGGAT aaaattaACAGGAAAATGCACTTTTCCAAAACGAAGCATAGCAAGTTCAATGAGTCTGGACAGCTTAGTGCGTTCTaccttttctcttgtgtttggGGCACAAGTATTCTCGTCTCT gAGAACTACATATCAGATCCAACCTCTCTGTGGAGGGACTACCCACACACTCTGATTCC GTTTCAAATGAAGTTTTTCTACATCTTACAGTTGGCATACTGGTTTCATGCTTTCCCAGAATTGTACTTCCAGAAAACTAAAAAA GAGGATATCTTTCGCCAAATTGTCTACATTGGACTTTATCTCTTTCATATTGCTGGAGCCTATCTTTTGAA cCTGACCCATCTCGGACTTGTCCTCCTGGTATTGCATTACTTCGTtgaatttcttttccacatATCTCGTCTTTTCTACTTCAGCGATGAAAGATACCAGAAAGG attTTCACTGTGGGcagtcctttttgttttgggaaGGCTTCTTACCTTGATTCTTTCAGTCCTCACTTTTGGCTTTGGTCTGGCAAGAGCAGAAAATCAGCAGCTGAATTTCAGCACTGGAAACTTCAATATCCTGGCTGTTAG AATCAGCGTGCTGGCCTCCATCTGCTTGGCTCAGGCATTTATGATGTGGAAATTCATTAATTTCCAACTTCGGAGATGGAGAGAGCATTCTTCTTCTCAGCCTCAATCGGTGAAAAAGAAGTTTGTCACAGCTAAAGGAAAGACctccagaaaagaaagag